From a region of the Paraburkholderia hospita genome:
- a CDS encoding LysR family transcriptional regulator, translating to MELKWLEDFVSLAETRSFSRSAELRHVTQPAFSRRIQALEAWLGTELIDRSVYPTRLTAAGQVFYEQALAMLSQFHEARTLLRGHTATPAATIEFAVPHTLSLTYFPRWLQRIEAQLGPIHTRLRALNVHDAVLSLVEGGCDLVMGYHHPSHPVALDPARYDMLTLGIEAISPFSAPGKGGRPRYTLPGTSDAPTPYLSYTPNAYLGRMTEVIFATSPGRLYLDRVYETDMAEGLKAMALAGHGVAFLPHSAVEDAVADGRLIRLDRASRGVAQGQLTLTMEIRLYRDKLAVQTDDARQQLVRALWDVVSTELTQASR from the coding sequence ATGGAACTGAAATGGCTCGAAGACTTCGTGTCGCTGGCGGAAACGCGCAGTTTCAGCCGCTCGGCGGAGCTGCGGCATGTGACTCAGCCCGCTTTTTCGCGGCGCATCCAGGCGCTCGAGGCATGGCTCGGCACGGAATTGATCGACCGTTCTGTTTACCCGACGCGCCTCACGGCGGCGGGCCAGGTCTTCTACGAGCAGGCGCTCGCGATGCTGTCGCAGTTCCACGAGGCGCGCACGCTGTTGCGCGGCCATACGGCGACGCCCGCCGCGACGATCGAGTTCGCGGTGCCGCATACGCTGTCGCTCACCTACTTCCCGCGCTGGCTGCAGCGCATCGAGGCGCAGCTCGGCCCAATCCATACGCGGCTGCGCGCGCTGAATGTGCACGACGCGGTGCTGTCGCTGGTCGAAGGCGGCTGCGATCTGGTGATGGGCTATCACCATCCGAGCCACCCCGTGGCGCTCGATCCAGCGCGCTACGACATGCTGACGCTCGGCATCGAAGCGATCAGCCCGTTCTCCGCGCCGGGCAAGGGCGGCCGCCCGCGCTACACGCTGCCCGGCACGTCGGACGCGCCGACGCCGTATCTCTCGTACACGCCGAATGCCTATCTGGGGCGCATGACGGAAGTGATCTTCGCGACATCGCCGGGGCGTCTTTATCTCGATCGCGTGTATGAAACGGACATGGCCGAAGGACTGAAGGCGATGGCGCTCGCCGGACACGGCGTCGCGTTCCTGCCGCACAGCGCCGTCGAAGACGCCGTCGCGGACGGCCGTTTGATCCGGCTCGACCGCGCGTCGCGTGGCGTCGCGCAAGGTCAGCTCACGCTGACGATGGAGATCCGCCTTTACCGCGACAAACTCGCCGTGCAGACCGACGACGCACGCCAGCAACTCGTGCGAGCGTTGTGGGACGTCGTGAGCACGGAACTCACGCAAGCCTCGAGGTAG
- the purB gene encoding adenylosuccinate lyase — protein MSDTRPDTLFALTALSPLDGRYASKTEALRDWLSEAAFMRHRVKVEIHWLIALSHAGFAEVPRFSEASEQFLLQLVERFTAHDAARIKDIERVTNHDVKAVEYWLKESVKGQPELERASEFIHFACTSEDINNTSHGLMLAGAREHVILPALRAVHQRLVALAHAQADQPMLSRTHGQPASPTTLGKEMANVAARLSRAIDRIAKVELLGKMNGAVGNFNAHLSAYPEFDWEAFSKEVVEQRLKLTFNPYTIQIEPHDYMAELFDAVARANTILLDLDRDVWGYISIGYFKQRTKAGEIGSSTMPHKVNPIDFENSEGNLGLANATLRHLADKLPVSRWQRDLTDSTVLRNIGVAFGYSLLAYDALNRGLDKLEVNPQRLNDDLDATWEVLAEPVQTVMRRYGIENPYEQLKELTRGKGITRDALQTFINGLAIPADAKERLLSMTPGSYVGKAAELAKRIK, from the coding sequence ATGTCCGACACCCGCCCCGACACTCTCTTCGCGCTGACCGCCCTGTCCCCGCTCGACGGCCGTTACGCATCGAAAACCGAAGCCCTGCGCGACTGGCTTTCGGAAGCCGCGTTCATGCGCCATCGCGTGAAGGTGGAAATTCACTGGCTGATCGCGTTGTCGCATGCCGGTTTCGCCGAAGTGCCGCGCTTCTCGGAAGCGTCGGAGCAATTCCTGCTTCAACTCGTCGAGCGCTTCACCGCGCATGACGCCGCGCGCATCAAGGACATCGAGCGCGTGACGAATCACGACGTGAAGGCTGTCGAGTACTGGTTGAAGGAATCGGTGAAGGGTCAGCCGGAACTGGAACGCGCGAGCGAGTTCATCCACTTCGCGTGCACGTCGGAAGACATCAACAACACGTCGCACGGCCTGATGCTCGCCGGCGCGCGCGAACACGTGATCCTGCCGGCGCTGCGCGCCGTGCATCAACGCCTCGTCGCGCTCGCGCATGCGCAGGCCGATCAGCCGATGCTCTCGCGCACGCATGGCCAGCCCGCCAGCCCGACCACGCTCGGCAAGGAAATGGCGAACGTCGCCGCGCGCCTGTCGCGTGCGATCGACCGCATCGCTAAGGTCGAACTGCTCGGCAAGATGAACGGTGCGGTCGGCAACTTCAATGCGCATCTGTCTGCGTATCCGGAGTTCGACTGGGAAGCGTTTTCGAAGGAAGTCGTCGAACAGCGTCTGAAGCTGACGTTCAATCCGTACACGATCCAGATCGAGCCGCACGATTACATGGCCGAACTGTTCGATGCCGTGGCGCGCGCGAATACGATCCTGCTCGACCTCGACCGCGATGTGTGGGGTTATATCTCGATCGGCTACTTCAAGCAGAGGACGAAGGCAGGCGAGATCGGCTCGTCGACGATGCCGCACAAGGTCAATCCGATCGACTTCGAAAACTCGGAAGGTAACCTCGGACTTGCGAATGCCACGCTGCGGCATCTGGCAGATAAGCTGCCGGTTTCGCGTTGGCAGCGGGATCTGACCGATTCGACGGTGTTGCGGAATATTGGTGTTGCGTTTGGGTATTCGTTGCTGGCGTATGACGCGCTTAATCGTGGGTTGGATAAGCTTGAGGTGAACCCGCAGCGGCTGAACGATGACCTTGATGCGACTTGGGAAGTGCTGGCTGAGCCTGTGCAGACTGTCATGCGTCGATATGGTATCGAGAATCCGTATGAGCAGTTGAAGGAGCTGACGCGTGGGAAGGGCATCACGCGGGATGCGTTGCAGACTTTTATTAATGGTCTTGCTATTCCTGCTGATGCTAAGGAGCGTCTGCTTTCCATGACGCCTGGGTCTTATGTCGGCAAGGCTGCCGAATTGGCCAAGCGGATCAAGTAG
- a CDS encoding glutamate-5-semialdehyde dehydrogenase, translating into MDIDQYMTDLGRRARHASRAMARASTAAKNVALEAIAVAIERETAKLKEANARDLARAREKGHDAAFIDRLTLSDKALKTMVEGLRQVAALADPIGEISGLKFRPSGIQVGQMRVPLGVIGIIYESRPNVTIDAAALCLKSGNATILRGGSEALECNTALAKLIGEGLETAGLPQEAVQVVETSDRAAVGKLITMTEYVDVIVPRGGKSLIARLMEEARVPMIKHLDGICHVYVDDRADIAKAMTVCDNAKTHRYGTCNTMETLLVARGIAAEVLPALGKLYRGKDIELRVDPAARQVLEAAGVAPLVDATEEDWRTEYLAPVLAIKVVDGIDQAIEHINEYGSHHTDAIVTEDHDRAMGFLREVDSASVMVNASTRFADGFEFGLGAEIGISNDKLHARGPVGLDGLTSMKYVVLGHGEGRQ; encoded by the coding sequence ATGGATATCGACCAGTACATGACCGACCTCGGCCGCCGCGCGCGTCACGCATCGCGTGCGATGGCGCGGGCGTCGACGGCGGCGAAGAATGTCGCGCTCGAAGCCATTGCAGTCGCCATCGAACGCGAGACGGCCAAACTGAAAGAAGCGAATGCGCGTGATCTGGCACGTGCTCGCGAGAAGGGCCACGACGCCGCGTTTATCGATCGCCTGACGCTGTCGGACAAGGCGTTGAAGACGATGGTCGAAGGCTTGCGGCAGGTGGCTGCGCTGGCCGATCCGATCGGCGAGATCAGCGGTTTGAAGTTTCGGCCGAGCGGGATTCAGGTTGGCCAGATGCGTGTGCCGCTGGGCGTGATTGGCATCATCTACGAATCGCGGCCGAACGTGACGATCGATGCGGCGGCGTTGTGCCTCAAATCGGGTAACGCGACGATCTTGCGCGGCGGATCGGAAGCGCTCGAATGCAACACGGCGCTGGCGAAGCTGATCGGCGAAGGGCTCGAAACAGCGGGCTTGCCGCAGGAAGCGGTGCAAGTTGTCGAGACGTCCGATCGTGCCGCAGTCGGCAAGCTGATCACGATGACGGAATACGTCGACGTGATCGTGCCGCGCGGCGGCAAGAGCCTGATCGCGCGCCTGATGGAAGAAGCGCGCGTGCCGATGATCAAGCACCTCGATGGCATTTGCCACGTGTATGTCGACGATCGCGCGGACATCGCGAAGGCGATGACGGTCTGCGATAACGCGAAGACGCATCGTTACGGCACGTGCAACACGATGGAGACGCTGCTCGTTGCACGCGGTATCGCGGCCGAAGTGCTGCCGGCGCTCGGCAAGCTGTATCGCGGCAAGGACATAGAACTGCGTGTCGATCCCGCGGCGCGCCAGGTGCTCGAAGCGGCGGGCGTCGCGCCGCTGGTCGATGCAACCGAAGAAGACTGGCGCACCGAATATCTCGCGCCCGTGCTGGCAATCAAGGTGGTCGACGGCATCGATCAGGCGATCGAGCATATCAACGAATACGGCTCGCATCACACGGATGCGATCGTCACGGAAGACCACGACCGCGCGATGGGCTTCCTGCGCGAAGTGGATTCGGCGAGCGTGATGGTCAATGCATCGACGCGCTTTGCCGATGGCTTCGAGTTTGGACTCGGCGCGGAAATCGGCATTTCGAACGACAAGCTGCATGCACGCGGGCCTGTCGGACTGGACGGGCTGACATCGATGAAATACGTCGTGCTGGGGCACGGCGAAGGTCGCCAATAA
- a CDS encoding GntP family permease, translating to MEAVHGSMLLIYAVIAIAVLILMITRFKVYPFLVLIIVSLLLGLAVGMPAGTIVKSFETGNGNTLGHIAIVVGLGTMLGKMMAESGGAERIATTLINWFGEKNIHWAMMFVAIIVGLPVFFEVGFVLLIPIAFNVAKRTGKSLLLIGLPMVAGLSVVHGLIPPHPAALLAVQAYHADIGRTIAYGLLVGVPTAIVAGPLFALLIHRHIKLAENNPLAAQFVDTEHQAGSRELPGFGITLFTILLPVILMLIGSWADLVFAPKTTPNDLLKFIGTSDVALLIAVLVSFWTFGASRGFNREQIQKFCGECLAPIAGITLIVGAGGGFGRVLMDSGISKQIVETATSAHLSPLLLGWFVAALIRLATGSATVAMTTACGIVAPIAQASGVQVKPELLVLATGSGSLIFSHVNDGGFWLIKEYFGMTVGQTFQTWSLCETIISLMGLGLTFALAAVL from the coding sequence ATGGAAGCTGTCCACGGCAGCATGCTGCTGATCTACGCCGTGATTGCCATTGCGGTGCTGATCCTGATGATCACGCGCTTCAAGGTCTATCCGTTCCTCGTCCTCATTATCGTGTCGTTGCTGCTGGGTCTGGCCGTCGGCATGCCGGCGGGCACGATCGTGAAGTCGTTCGAAACGGGTAACGGCAATACGCTGGGTCACATCGCGATCGTCGTCGGCCTCGGCACGATGCTCGGCAAGATGATGGCCGAATCGGGCGGTGCCGAGCGCATCGCCACCACGCTAATCAACTGGTTCGGTGAAAAGAACATTCACTGGGCGATGATGTTCGTCGCGATCATCGTCGGCTTGCCTGTGTTCTTCGAAGTCGGCTTCGTGCTGCTGATTCCCATCGCGTTCAACGTCGCGAAACGCACAGGCAAATCGCTGCTGCTGATCGGCCTGCCGATGGTCGCGGGTCTGTCCGTCGTGCACGGCCTGATACCGCCGCACCCGGCTGCGCTGCTTGCGGTGCAGGCGTATCACGCGGACATCGGCCGCACGATCGCGTACGGGCTGCTCGTCGGCGTGCCGACGGCGATTGTCGCTGGTCCGCTGTTCGCGCTGCTGATCCACCGTCATATCAAACTCGCGGAAAACAATCCGCTCGCCGCGCAGTTCGTCGATACCGAACATCAGGCGGGCTCGCGCGAGCTGCCGGGCTTTGGTATCACGCTCTTCACGATCCTGCTGCCTGTGATCCTGATGCTGATCGGCAGTTGGGCCGATCTCGTGTTCGCGCCGAAAACGACGCCGAACGATCTGCTGAAGTTCATCGGCACGTCCGATGTTGCGCTGCTGATTGCGGTGCTCGTCAGCTTCTGGACGTTTGGCGCGAGCCGCGGCTTTAACCGCGAGCAGATCCAGAAGTTCTGCGGCGAATGTCTTGCGCCGATCGCGGGCATTACGCTGATCGTCGGCGCGGGCGGTGGTTTTGGCCGCGTGCTGATGGATAGCGGCATCTCGAAGCAGATCGTCGAAACGGCGACCTCTGCGCATCTGTCGCCGTTGCTGCTCGGCTGGTTCGTTGCCGCGCTGATCCGTCTCGCGACGGGTTCGGCGACGGTTGCAATGACGACGGCCTGCGGCATCGTCGCGCCGATTGCGCAGGCGAGCGGTGTGCAGGTGAAGCCGGAACTGCTGGTGCTTGCGACGGGCTCGGGCTCGCTGATTTTCTCGCATGTCAACGACGGCGGTTTCTGGCTGATCAAGGAGTATTTCGGAATGACGGTGGGGCAGACGTTCCAGACGTGGTCGCTCTGCGAAACCATCATTTCGCTGATGGGCTTGGGTTTGACCTTCGCATTGGCGGCGGTCCTGTAA
- a CDS encoding MurR/RpiR family transcriptional regulator, with protein MMLSQVEAMRDQMRPSERKLADYVIEAPREVLDLSMTEVAARAGVSQPTIARFCHALGFSGFREFKIRLAQGIATEVPAVYRDVRPDEPTPGVAAKVLDRTIGALIQVRNNLSTDSVAAAIQLLAQAKRIEFYGAGGSGIAALDMQHKFFRLGMPSVAYSDPHTFLMSAGLLGEGDVVVAISNTGRTRDIIDAAKSALAAGAKVIAVTHGNSPLARIASIGLFANVDEDTDIFSPMTSRTSHLAIGDILAVGVALQRGPELAEKLAGAKDLIARRRTGPQE; from the coding sequence ATGATGCTGTCCCAGGTGGAAGCGATGCGCGACCAGATGCGCCCATCCGAACGCAAGCTTGCCGACTACGTGATCGAGGCGCCGCGCGAAGTGCTCGACCTGTCGATGACGGAGGTCGCCGCGCGCGCGGGCGTCAGCCAGCCGACCATCGCGCGCTTCTGTCATGCGCTCGGCTTCTCCGGCTTTCGCGAGTTCAAGATCCGCCTTGCGCAAGGGATAGCAACGGAAGTGCCCGCCGTGTATCGCGACGTGCGTCCCGACGAGCCGACGCCCGGCGTCGCCGCGAAGGTGCTCGACCGGACCATCGGCGCACTGATCCAGGTGCGCAACAATCTGTCGACCGACAGCGTGGCGGCGGCGATCCAGCTGCTGGCGCAAGCGAAGCGGATCGAGTTCTATGGCGCGGGCGGCTCGGGGATTGCCGCGCTCGACATGCAGCACAAGTTCTTCCGGCTCGGCATGCCGAGCGTCGCTTATTCCGACCCGCATACGTTTTTGATGTCAGCGGGATTGCTTGGCGAAGGCGATGTCGTCGTCGCGATCTCGAATACGGGTCGCACGCGCGACATCATCGACGCGGCGAAATCCGCGCTCGCCGCGGGCGCGAAGGTGATTGCCGTGACGCATGGGAATTCGCCGCTCGCGCGGATCGCGTCGATCGGACTGTTCGCGAATGTCGATGAAGACACCGACATCTTCTCGCCGATGACGTCGCGTACGTCGCATCTCGCGATCGGCGACATTCTGGCCGTCGGCGTCGCATTGCAGCGTGGGCCGGAGCTGGCGGAAAAGCTGGCCGGCGCGAAGGATCTGATTGCGAGACGCCGGACTGGGCCGCAGGAATAG
- the edd gene encoding phosphogluconate dehydratase, with the protein MVSPHSQLMKVTKRVIERSKPTRHAYLSRIDQAQGKFPARGALSCANLAHGFAGMEGNDKLVIKQIRQPNIGIVSSYNEMLSAHAPYKDFPDIIKAAARENGGVAQFAGGVPAMCDGITQGNAGMELSLFSREVIAMSTAVALTHNMFDAALCLGVCDKIVPGLLIGALQFGHLPTIFVPAGPMTSGLSNDDKAKVRQEFATGQCGRNELLESEAAAYHSHGTCTFYGTANSNQMLMEIMGLHLPGSAFVHPHTPLRDALTAQAARRVLDLTVDRGHYMPIGHVIDEKAIINGIVGLLATGGSTNHTLHLVAIARAAGIIIDWDDFDTLSATVPLLAKVYPNGKADVNHFHAAGGMAYLIRNLLEGGLLHHDVNTVVGKGLSHYAEEPKLLDGKLTWVPAAAESHDTAVLRAIGDPFQPDGGLRLMQGKLGRGVIKISAVAKQHRTVKAPAIVFDSQEAVQEAFDNGELKRDFIAVVRFQGARANGMPELHRLTPLLGVLQDQGFHVALVTDGRMSGASGKVPAVIHVSPETLLQGPLGKVRTGDMLVIDAEAGVLDVEIDDAEWATRPIAVSQHQAENEVGFGRELFGVFRAAAAPAELGASVFGPLVGEASHATQHETGTANAVASEASHAMQK; encoded by the coding sequence ATGGTTTCCCCGCATTCGCAACTGATGAAAGTCACGAAGCGCGTGATCGAGCGCAGCAAGCCGACGCGCCACGCGTATCTGTCACGCATCGACCAGGCGCAGGGCAAATTCCCGGCGCGCGGCGCGCTGTCGTGCGCGAACCTCGCGCACGGCTTTGCCGGTATGGAGGGCAACGACAAGCTCGTCATCAAGCAGATCCGCCAGCCGAACATCGGCATCGTCTCGTCGTACAACGAGATGCTCTCGGCGCACGCGCCGTACAAGGATTTCCCGGACATCATCAAGGCCGCCGCGCGTGAAAACGGCGGCGTAGCGCAGTTCGCGGGCGGCGTCCCGGCGATGTGCGACGGCATCACGCAGGGCAACGCGGGCATGGAACTGTCGCTGTTCTCGCGCGAAGTGATCGCGATGAGCACGGCCGTCGCGCTCACGCACAATATGTTCGACGCGGCGCTGTGTCTCGGCGTGTGCGACAAGATCGTGCCGGGCCTGTTGATTGGTGCGCTGCAATTCGGCCATCTGCCGACCATCTTCGTGCCCGCCGGCCCGATGACGAGCGGCCTGTCGAACGACGACAAGGCCAAAGTGCGCCAGGAATTCGCGACGGGCCAATGTGGCCGCAATGAGCTGCTCGAATCCGAGGCCGCCGCGTATCACAGCCACGGCACCTGCACGTTCTACGGCACGGCCAACAGCAACCAGATGCTGATGGAAATCATGGGCCTGCATCTGCCGGGCTCGGCGTTCGTGCATCCGCATACGCCGCTGCGCGATGCGCTGACTGCGCAAGCTGCGCGCCGCGTGCTCGACCTGACGGTGGACCGCGGCCACTACATGCCAATCGGCCACGTAATCGACGAGAAGGCGATCATCAACGGCATCGTCGGTCTGCTGGCGACGGGCGGTTCGACCAATCACACGCTGCACCTCGTCGCGATCGCGCGCGCGGCGGGCATCATCATCGACTGGGACGACTTCGACACGCTGTCGGCTACGGTGCCGCTGCTCGCGAAGGTGTATCCGAACGGCAAGGCCGACGTGAACCACTTCCACGCGGCGGGCGGCATGGCGTATCTGATTCGCAATCTGCTTGAAGGTGGCTTGCTGCATCACGACGTGAACACGGTCGTCGGCAAGGGTCTTTCGCACTATGCCGAAGAGCCGAAACTGCTCGACGGCAAGTTGACGTGGGTGCCGGCCGCCGCCGAAAGCCACGACACGGCTGTGCTGCGCGCCATCGGCGATCCGTTCCAGCCGGACGGCGGTTTGCGTCTGATGCAAGGCAAGCTCGGCCGCGGCGTGATCAAGATTTCGGCCGTTGCGAAGCAGCATCGGACAGTGAAGGCGCCTGCCATCGTGTTCGATTCGCAGGAAGCCGTGCAGGAAGCCTTCGATAACGGCGAGCTGAAGCGCGACTTCATCGCCGTCGTGCGCTTCCAGGGCGCGCGCGCAAACGGCATGCCCGAGCTGCATCGTTTGACGCCGCTGCTCGGCGTGTTGCAGGATCAGGGTTTCCATGTCGCGCTTGTCACGGACGGCCGCATGTCCGGAGCATCGGGCAAGGTGCCCGCCGTGATTCACGTGTCGCCGGAAACGCTGCTGCAAGGGCCGCTCGGCAAGGTGCGAACGGGCGACATGCTCGTGATTGACGCCGAAGCAGGCGTGCTCGACGTCGAAATCGACGACGCCGAGTGGGCCACGCGTCCGATTGCCGTGTCGCAGCATCAGGCGGAAAACGAAGTGGGCTTCGGCCGTGAGCTGTTCGGTGTGTTCCGTGCGGCGGCGGCGCCGGCGGAGCTCGGTGCATCGGTGTTCGGGCCGCTCGTCGGCGAAGCGTCGCACGCAACGCAGCACGAAACTGGAACGGCAAACGCCGTGGCAAGCGAAGCCAGCCACGCAATGCAGAAATAA
- a CDS encoding gluconokinase, whose translation MILIAMGVSGAGKTRIGEMLAERLKCSFTDGDAFHSAANKEKMHNGIPLTDDDRWPWLRTIRAAIEEKQAANEDAVFTCSSLKRSYRDILRAGDKDVCFVYLKGSQEVLQERLQTRTGHFFDPSLLQSQLDTLEEPGDDEAITVSIELKPEQIVEETLSKFRAR comes from the coding sequence ATGATTTTGATCGCGATGGGCGTGTCGGGCGCCGGCAAGACCCGCATTGGAGAAATGCTGGCGGAGCGGCTCAAGTGCAGCTTCACGGATGGCGATGCGTTTCATAGCGCTGCCAACAAGGAGAAGATGCACAACGGCATTCCGCTGACGGATGATGATCGCTGGCCGTGGCTCAGAACGATTCGCGCTGCGATCGAGGAGAAGCAGGCGGCGAATGAGGATGCGGTGTTTACTTGTTCGTCGTTGAAGCGTTCTTATCGCGACATCCTGCGTGCGGGCGATAAGGATGTTTGCTTCGTCTATCTCAAGGGCTCGCAGGAAGTGCTGCAGGAGCGTCTGCAGACACGCACGGGGCATTTCTTTGATCCTTCGTTGCTGCAGAGCCAGCTCGATACGCTGGAAGAGCCTGGCGACGATGAGGCGATTACTGTCAGTATCGAGCTCAAGCCTGAGCAGATTGTTGAGGAGACGCTCAGTAAGTTTCGCGCGAGGTAG
- the eda gene encoding bifunctional 4-hydroxy-2-oxoglutarate aldolase/2-dehydro-3-deoxy-phosphogluconate aldolase: protein MTSKTVSEIVRLGPVIPVLAFDTVEQGEHVSRALHAGGVKVLEITLRTPAGIGAIERASQLAEDIVVGVGTITRPEHCEQAKKAGAQFGVSPGLTKDMHKAAQDAGLPLLPGVMTPSDIIVALELGYEIVKFFPAQQAGGIPMLQAFHGPFPTLKFCPTGGITAETAPNFLALPNVVCVGGSWLTPKAALAAQNWDEVTRLARAASELAAPAH, encoded by the coding sequence ATGACGTCGAAAACAGTCAGCGAAATCGTGCGCCTCGGTCCGGTGATCCCGGTCCTCGCATTCGATACCGTCGAACAGGGCGAACACGTTTCGCGCGCACTGCACGCAGGCGGCGTGAAGGTGCTGGAAATCACGCTGCGCACGCCCGCGGGCATCGGGGCGATCGAGCGCGCGAGCCAGCTTGCCGAAGACATCGTCGTTGGCGTCGGCACGATCACGAGGCCCGAACATTGCGAGCAGGCAAAGAAGGCGGGCGCGCAGTTCGGCGTGTCGCCGGGGCTCACGAAAGATATGCACAAGGCCGCGCAGGACGCCGGTCTGCCGCTTTTGCCCGGCGTAATGACGCCGAGCGACATCATCGTCGCACTCGAACTGGGCTATGAAATCGTCAAGTTCTTCCCTGCGCAACAGGCGGGCGGCATCCCGATGCTGCAAGCTTTCCACGGCCCGTTCCCGACGCTGAAGTTCTGCCCGACGGGCGGCATCACGGCGGAAACAGCGCCAAACTTCCTCGCGCTGCCGAACGTGGTGTGCGTGGGCGGCTCGTGGCTGACGCCGAAGGCGGCGCTCGCTGCGCAGAACTGGGACGAAGTCACGCGTCTCGCGCGCGCTGCGAGCGAACTGGCAGCGCCTGCACACTGA
- a CDS encoding CopD family protein, protein MPMLWIKTFHIVLVASWFAGLFYLPRIYVNLAMETDPNALKRLLIMARKLFRFMTFIAVPALACGLWLWLAVGIGSGQGWIHAKVGVVVLLIVYHAYCGVLLRTFERGENKRSHKWYRMFNELPVLGMLAAVALVVIKPF, encoded by the coding sequence ATGCCGATGTTGTGGATCAAGACTTTTCACATCGTGCTGGTGGCCTCGTGGTTCGCGGGGCTTTTTTATCTGCCGCGGATCTACGTGAATCTCGCGATGGAGACCGATCCGAACGCGTTGAAACGCCTCTTGATCATGGCGCGAAAACTGTTTCGCTTTATGACGTTCATCGCGGTGCCGGCGCTGGCGTGCGGGTTGTGGCTGTGGCTCGCGGTGGGCATCGGCAGCGGGCAGGGCTGGATTCACGCGAAGGTCGGCGTTGTGGTGCTGCTGATCGTTTATCACGCGTATTGCGGCGTGTTGCTGCGGACATTCGAGCGCGGTGAAAACAAGCGCTCGCACAAGTGGTATCGGATGTTCAACGAACTCCCCGTGCTGGGGATGCTGGCGGCCGTGGCGTTGGTGGTCATCAAGCCATTCTAG
- a CDS encoding Glu/Leu/Phe/Val family dehydrogenase: MSTAANQQSIPSYLHADDLGPWGNYLRQVDRVAPYLGPLSRWLETLKRPKRILIVDVPIELDNGTVAHFEGYRVQHNVSRGPGKGGVRYHQDVTLSEVMALSAWMSVKNAAVNVPYGGAKGGIRVDPRKLSRGELERMTRRYTSEIGIIIGPNTDIPAPDVNTNEQIMAWMMDTYSMNQGQTATGVVTGKPITLGGSLGRREATGRGVFVVGCEAARRIGMDIEGARIAVQGFGNVGGIAARLYQEAGAKVVAVQDHTGTLYKESGIDAVALLDHVAKHGGVGGYAEADTIANDDFWTVESDILIPAALENQITEKNAGKIRTKIVVEGANGPTTTAADDILHDKGILVIPDVVANAGGVTVSYFEWVQDFSSFFWTEDEINERLERVMREAFAAVWQVASEQKVSVRTAAFIVACKRILQAREMRGLYP; the protein is encoded by the coding sequence ATGTCTACCGCGGCAAATCAGCAGTCCATCCCGTCCTACCTTCATGCCGACGATCTCGGTCCCTGGGGCAACTATCTCCGTCAAGTCGATCGCGTCGCGCCGTATCTGGGCCCGTTGTCGCGCTGGCTCGAAACGCTCAAGCGACCGAAGCGCATTCTCATCGTCGACGTGCCCATCGAACTCGATAACGGCACGGTTGCGCACTTCGAAGGCTATCGCGTGCAGCACAACGTGTCGCGCGGTCCGGGCAAGGGCGGCGTGCGTTATCACCAGGACGTGACGTTGTCGGAAGTGATGGCGCTGTCCGCGTGGATGTCGGTGAAGAACGCGGCCGTGAACGTGCCGTACGGCGGTGCGAAGGGCGGTATCCGCGTCGATCCGCGCAAGCTGTCGCGTGGTGAGCTGGAGCGCATGACGCGCCGCTATACCAGTGAAATCGGCATCATCATCGGACCGAACACCGACATCCCCGCGCCGGACGTGAACACGAACGAGCAGATCATGGCGTGGATGATGGACACGTACTCGATGAACCAGGGCCAAACTGCCACGGGCGTCGTGACGGGCAAGCCGATCACGCTGGGCGGCTCGCTTGGCCGTCGTGAAGCGACGGGCCGCGGCGTGTTCGTCGTCGGCTGCGAAGCGGCGCGCCGTATCGGCATGGACATCGAAGGCGCGCGCATCGCCGTGCAAGGCTTCGGCAACGTCGGCGGCATCGCGGCGCGTCTGTATCAGGAAGCGGGCGCGAAGGTCGTCGCCGTGCAGGATCACACGGGAACGCTGTACAAGGAATCGGGCATCGACGCCGTGGCGCTGCTCGACCACGTCGCGAAGCATGGCGGCGTCGGTGGTTACGCCGAAGCCGACACGATCGCCAACGATGACTTCTGGACGGTCGAATCGGACATCCTGATTCCGGCTGCGCTGGAAAACCAGATCACCGAGAAGAACGCGGGCAAAATTCGTACGAAGATCGTCGTGGAAGGCGCGAACGGCCCGACCACGACGGCCGCCGACGACATCCTGCACGACAAGGGCATCCTCGTGATTCCCGACGTCGTCGCGAATGCGGGCGGCGTGACGGTGTCGTACTTCGAATGGGTGCAGGATTTCTCGAGCTTCTTCTGGACGGAAGACGAGATCAACGAGCGTCTCGAACGCGTGATGCGCGAAGCGTTCGCGGCCGTGTGGCAGGTGGCGAGCGAGCAGAAGGTGTCGGTGCG